The following proteins are encoded in a genomic region of Brachypodium distachyon strain Bd21 chromosome 1, Brachypodium_distachyon_v3.0, whole genome shotgun sequence:
- the LOC104581504 gene encoding probable non-specific lipid-transfer protein 2: protein MGSSKAVVCALAFVLLLAAETAAGASCDATALSPCVGAIMLGGAVTPGCCARLKAQQGCLCQYARNPSYAGYVGSPRAQGVVQACGLPKPKC, encoded by the coding sequence ATGGGGAGCAGCAAGGCCGTCGTCTGTGCGCTGGCGTTCGTTCTGCTGCTGGccgcggagacggcggcgggggcatcGTGCGACGCGACGGCGCTGAGCCCGTGCGTGGGCGCCATCATGCTGGGCGGGGCCGTGACGCCGGGCTGCTGCGCCAGGCTCAAGGCCCAGCAAGGGTGCCTGTGCCAGTACGCGCGTAACCCGTCCTACGCCGGCTACGTCGGCAGCCCGAGGGCGCAGGGCGTCGTCCAGGCGTGCGGCCTCCCCAAACCCAAGTGCTGA